A genomic region of Gloeocapsopsis dulcis contains the following coding sequences:
- a CDS encoding non-ribosomal peptide synthetase has protein sequence MTKQHSNLSPAKKALLEKWKGGKLQSDVIPQRQILQNIPLSFSQQRLWFIDQLYHGSSFYNIPIAFHIQGNLNITALEQSLNEILKRHEVWRTNFTLVNGEPIQKISPQLTCDSPIVNFEHLSGKNWESEVKAFAAESAKKPFNLAKGLLVRTTLLRLSPEEHVLLVIMHHIITDGWSCGVFLRELSTLYAAFSQSQPSPLPELPIQYADFTIWQRDRIQGEFLKNQLNYWKKQLNGELPVLQLPTDRPRPAVTSYTGAKQYFQVAKALTEAIKQLSQQADATLFMSLLAAFNILLYRYTGRDDILIGSPIANRNRAELERMLGLFVNTLVLRNHLSGNPSFRELLHRVREVTLDAYAHQDLPFEMLVEELQPERDLSRNPLYEVMFVLQNTPNSVQEVSGLTLRTLEFDSGTAQLDIFLSMSESSEGLTGCLEYNTDIFDSTTITQFINNFQTLLENIVANPEQQLSEISLLTASEQEQLLFKFNQTRVDYPQDVTLHQLFEQQVEFTPDSIALISESEEITYRQLNHRVNQLVHFLQKQGVTKETLVALCLERDLDMVVGILAILKAGDVYIPLDPSYPEERLNFIISDSQASLLISNQEILEKLSLSATKTVCLDSYKDEIARESSENPIKISSDNNLAYIIYTSGSTGIPKGVLGTHRGTVNGLHWLWKTYPFTQGEVCCQKTAISFIDSVWEIFAPLLRGIPTVIISNATVLDPQLFIKTLAHHKVTRIILVPSLLRLLLDSYSHLTNKLSQLKLWITSGEALSVKLVQSFRELMPFAKLINLYGSSEVSANATYYDTSLLPNQTHTVPIGRPIDNTQTYVLNRDLQPTPVGVIGEIFVGGDGLAKGYLHRPELTQERFIDNPFIVGDKLYKTGDLVRYLPDGNLEYWGRQDEQVKIRGVRVELGEIATVIAQHPDVQESVVIASDDPQDNQRLIAYIVTDKQDITTQLLSYLQQKLPKYMLPSAFIVLDALPLTPNGKADKRALPNCETIKPNIHKSFVAPRNFTELSLVKLWENILNTNQIAVTDNFFDLGGHSFLAVRLMAQIQDRFGHHLPLSTLFENPTIEKLAQVVSQPVDKISNSHLVTIQSSGIKTPFFCIHGAGGGVRQYFNLSRRLGEDYPLYALHHTPDQEEIKIISVEETATRYLQEIRQVQPNGPYLLGGHCYGGILAFEMAQQLQKQGQTVALLVVIDAILPETVVQPREDDDAKFLLRMAESIKTNNNIDFSLPFEELKNLTLDKQFHLINQKANFIFSDQEIKDFLRYYKLFKAHVQAMRDYVPQVYPHSITILRAKEEIIHDFDNPEWSTDDPLLGWGKCSSQPIQVREISGDHFSMLVEPHIQELAKQLRSCIDNAVCILNNGSNRS, from the coding sequence ATGACTAAACAACACTCTAATTTATCACCTGCCAAAAAAGCCCTTTTAGAAAAATGGAAAGGAGGAAAGCTGCAATCTGATGTTATTCCTCAACGCCAAATCTTGCAGAATATTCCCCTATCTTTTTCCCAACAAAGACTGTGGTTTATTGACCAGCTTTATCACGGGAGTTCGTTTTACAATATTCCTATTGCTTTTCATATCCAAGGTAATCTGAATATTACAGCACTTGAACAAAGTTTGAACGAAATTCTCAAACGTCACGAAGTGTGGCGGACAAATTTTACACTTGTCAATGGAGAGCCAATACAAAAAATATCTCCCCAATTAACTTGCGATTCACCTATTGTTAACTTTGAACATTTATCTGGTAAAAATTGGGAATCAGAAGTTAAAGCATTTGCAGCAGAATCAGCAAAAAAGCCCTTTAATTTAGCTAAAGGACTTTTAGTCAGAACAACTTTACTGCGCTTGAGTCCAGAAGAACATGTCTTGCTTGTGATCATGCACCACATTATTACAGATGGATGGTCTTGTGGTGTTTTTCTGCGGGAGTTGTCAACGTTATATGCTGCTTTTTCTCAAAGCCAACCTTCCCCTTTACCTGAACTTCCGATTCAGTATGCAGATTTTACCATTTGGCAACGCGATCGCATCCAAGGTGAATTCCTGAAAAATCAATTAAATTATTGGAAAAAACAACTTAACGGCGAGTTACCTGTACTTCAATTACCCACAGACCGTCCCCGACCTGCTGTCACTTCTTATACTGGTGCTAAGCAATACTTTCAGGTTGCCAAAGCTTTAACTGAAGCAATCAAACAATTAAGTCAGCAAGCAGACGCAACTTTATTTATGAGCTTGCTGGCAGCATTTAACATCTTACTATATCGCTACACAGGCCGAGATGATATTTTAATTGGTTCTCCAATTGCCAACCGCAACCGTGCAGAATTAGAAAGAATGCTGGGTTTATTTGTTAATACCTTGGTGTTACGTAATCACCTTAGTGGTAATCCTAGCTTCCGCGAACTTTTACATCGAGTGCGTGAGGTAACTCTCGATGCTTATGCACATCAAGATTTGCCTTTCGAGATGCTTGTAGAAGAATTACAACCTGAACGCGACTTGAGTCGGAATCCACTGTATGAAGTCATGTTTGTCCTGCAAAATACTCCAAACTCTGTGCAGGAAGTTTCTGGTTTAACCTTACGAACTTTAGAGTTTGATAGTGGTACAGCGCAACTAGATATTTTCCTATCAATGTCTGAATCCTCAGAGGGATTAACAGGTTGTTTGGAATACAATACAGATATTTTTGACTCAACAACTATTACCCAATTTATCAACAATTTCCAAACTTTATTAGAAAATATCGTTGCTAATCCAGAGCAGCAACTTAGTGAAATATCGCTGCTAACTGCTTCTGAGCAAGAGCAACTATTATTTAAGTTTAATCAAACTCGTGTAGATTATCCTCAAGATGTAACTTTACACCAATTATTTGAACAACAAGTCGAGTTCACACCTGATTCCATAGCATTAATTAGTGAGTCTGAGGAAATAACTTATCGTCAACTTAACCATAGAGTTAATCAGCTTGTACATTTTTTACAAAAACAGGGTGTAACAAAAGAAACCCTAGTTGCACTGTGTCTGGAACGCGACCTAGATATGGTAGTGGGAATTTTAGCTATTCTCAAAGCAGGTGATGTATACATTCCTCTTGACCCAAGTTATCCAGAAGAGCGTCTAAATTTTATAATCTCTGATTCCCAAGCATCGCTGTTAATCAGCAACCAAGAGATACTAGAAAAACTATCATTATCTGCGACTAAAACTGTTTGCTTAGATAGTTACAAAGACGAAATTGCACGGGAAAGCTCGGAAAATCCCATTAAAATATCTTCAGATAATAATCTTGCTTATATTATTTACACTTCTGGTTCAACTGGAATACCTAAAGGTGTTCTTGGTACCCATCGCGGTACAGTCAACGGCTTACACTGGTTATGGAAAACCTATCCTTTTACACAAGGAGAAGTTTGTTGCCAAAAAACAGCTATTAGTTTTATAGATTCTGTGTGGGAAATTTTTGCTCCTTTACTTAGAGGAATTCCTACAGTCATTATCAGCAACGCAACTGTACTAGACCCACAATTATTTATAAAAACTTTGGCGCATCACAAAGTTACTCGGATCATACTCGTACCCTCATTACTACGCTTACTTCTTGATAGTTACAGCCATCTGACCAATAAATTATCACAGCTAAAACTCTGGATAACTAGTGGAGAAGCATTATCTGTTAAATTAGTGCAAAGTTTCCGGGAATTGATGCCATTTGCAAAACTGATCAATCTTTATGGATCATCAGAAGTTTCCGCTAATGCAACTTACTACGATACCAGTTTATTACCAAATCAAACACATACTGTTCCTATTGGTCGTCCGATTGACAATACTCAAACATATGTATTAAATCGTGATTTACAGCCAACACCTGTTGGAGTAATTGGAGAAATTTTTGTTGGCGGTGACGGGTTAGCAAAAGGCTATTTGCATCGTCCCGAATTAACCCAGGAAAGATTCATTGATAATCCCTTTATCGTCGGAGATAAACTTTACAAAACAGGTGATTTAGTCCGATACCTTCCAGATGGTAACCTTGAATATTGGGGTCGCCAGGATGAACAAGTGAAAATCAGGGGTGTTCGAGTAGAATTGGGTGAAATAGCAACTGTGATCGCACAACATCCAGATGTGCAAGAATCGGTTGTAATTGCCAGCGATGATCCTCAAGATAATCAGCGTTTAATAGCCTATATTGTCACAGATAAGCAGGATATCACTACACAATTGTTATCCTATTTGCAGCAGAAACTACCTAAGTACATGTTGCCATCTGCTTTTATTGTACTTGATGCACTTCCGCTTACACCTAATGGTAAAGCCGATAAACGTGCGTTACCAAATTGTGAGACTATCAAACCAAATATACATAAATCCTTTGTTGCTCCTCGAAATTTCACAGAATTATCATTAGTAAAACTTTGGGAAAATATTCTCAATACTAACCAAATTGCGGTAACAGATAACTTCTTCGACTTAGGTGGTCACTCATTTTTAGCTGTCCGCTTAATGGCTCAAATTCAGGATAGATTTGGTCATCATCTTCCCTTGTCTACTTTATTTGAAAACCCCACGATTGAAAAACTAGCTCAAGTTGTGAGTCAGCCAGTAGATAAAATATCCAATTCTCATCTGGTAACAATTCAATCTTCCGGTATTAAAACTCCTTTTTTCTGTATACATGGTGCTGGTGGAGGGGTTCGTCAATACTTTAACTTATCTAGAAGACTCGGTGAAGATTATCCATTGTATGCGTTACACCATACTCCTGACCAAGAAGAAATAAAAATAATTTCTGTAGAAGAGACAGCAACTCGTTACTTGCAAGAAATTCGTCAAGTACAACCAAATGGTCCTTATCTTTTAGGCGGTCATTGTTACGGTGGTATACTTGCTTTTGAAATGGCACAGCAACTACAAAAGCAAGGTCAAACAGTAGCTTTGTTAGTTGTCATCGATGCAATTCTACCAGAAACAGTTGTGCAGCCAAGAGAAGATGATGATGCAAAATTTTTACTCCGCATGGCTGAGTCAATCAAAACCAACAACAATATAGATTTTTCTCTTCCTTTTGAGGAACTGAAAAATTTAACACTAGATAAGCAATTTCATTTAATAAATCAAAAAGCAAACTTCATATTTAGCGACCAAGAAATTAAAGATTTTTTACGCTATTACAAATTGTTCAAAGCTCATGTCCAAGCCATGCGAGATTATGTTCCCCAGGTTTATCCTCACTCAATTACTATCTTGCGAGCTAAAGAGGAGATTATTCATGATTTTGATAATCCAGAATGGAGTACTGATGACCCTTTATTAGGTTGGGGTAAATGTTCTAGTCAACCAATTCAAGTCAGGGAAATTTCAGGAGATCATTTTTCAATGCTCGTTGAACCTCACATTCAAGAACTAGCTAAACAACTAAGAAGTTGTATTGATAATGCTGTATGTATTCTAAATAATGGGAGTAATAGAAGCTGA
- a CDS encoding type I polyketide synthase — MSNPQMDDSIKGIAVIGLVGRFPGAKSIDEFWENLCEGRESISFFSDEELKASGVNPTWLSNPQYVKAGAMLSDIEMFDASFFDLSPREAEIIDPQHRILLECAWEALANAGYEPGASKSLTGVYIGSNMSSYFLRNLISHPELIESVGLPITYGNSQDFAATRVSYKLNLKGPSINIQTSCSTSLVAIHSACQGLLNYECDMALAGGISIGSLEKEGYFYEEGGITSPDGHCRAFDANSQGTIFGDGVGLVVLKRLEEAIAAGDYIYAVIKGSAINNDGAAKVGYTAPSVAGQAEVIAEAQAIAGVTPETITYIETHGTGTQLGDPIEISALKKVFARTKEKGFCAKGFCAIASVKTNVGHLNTASGVTGLIKTVLALKHQQIPPSLHFEKPNPEIDFANSPFYVNTQLSEWQTNGTPRRAGISSFGIGGTNAHVILEEAPEIEASSTSRPWQLLLLSAKTNTALDAATAQLHDYLQQNPDIPLPDVAYTLQVGRRAFDYRRMIICHDRDDTVKSLNSQDPQLTFSHHRQPAHCPVIFMFSGQGSQYANMGRELYEVEPTYKKNVDTCAEILQPYLGLDIRSLLYPHPDKTETASNQLQQTSLTQSALFVTEYALAQLFVSWDVRPEAMIGHSIGEYVAATIAGVFSLEDALKIVAKRGQLMQQVPTGSMLAIRLSEKDVQLLLGGNESYQKSLEIAVINSPSSCVVSGTNEAVTALEKQLSSQAVESRLLHTSHGFHSMMMEPILSAFSEVVKTVKLNPPKIRFVSNVTGSWITQEQATSPDYWCQHLQQTVRFSDGIFQLIQQFEGVFLEVGPGRTLSTLTTQHLEKNAKQQVLTSLPHVKEQQSDVKFLLQTLGRLWLAGVEINWSGFYAYEQRHRLPLPTYPFERQRYWIEAQSPSLSVSRKSTTLDKKQNIADWFYIPSWKRSLLPCSSSGQIKSTQENWLFFVDDLGVNSKLIDRLENQNVITIQKGERFSKLHENVYEINPYIEEDYDHLLKELISLGQTPKNIVYLWSLSHLETHQPRPNLEFKSLLFLIQSGIKAKISDCLQLWVISNNIQEVNGNEKLDPEKAAILGLCKVIPQEYPNIICRCIDVALTNCRDTENCEINIIDKLLDELTSASADTVVAYRDRHRWVQSFEPVRLDSVVEEKIPLRQQGVYLFPGGVESIEVVLAEYLTTTFHAKLIFIEDSTFPEKNDFSQWLKTHAQDDAVSCKIQNFLALENLRANFLVLRADPANYEQMYQHLISANITQINGVIYSTGIKREHAFGSISQIGRLDNILELQLHKITVLEQLLQNLNLDFCVIFSSLSSILGGFGLGLYSACNQLIDTFTTQHNQIKSLPWYIINWDKLQLNNNQDKHKREQVSASELAINPTETVEIFKRVFSLKEGTQVIISTTDINARKTQISNLESLAISKSTQLNSSSRHSRPHLGNSYLAPTNELEKQITEIWQEVLGIAGIGIYDNFYELGGDSLIATQLVSRLRAKFPVDLPLRDLLSQVMTPVKQAEMIEQLLLEKIEELSDEEAELLLANRADVEV; from the coding sequence ATGTCTAATCCACAAATGGATGATTCTATTAAAGGCATAGCCGTAATTGGTCTAGTTGGTCGTTTTCCAGGAGCTAAAAGTATTGATGAATTTTGGGAAAACTTGTGCGAGGGACGAGAGTCAATTTCTTTCTTCAGTGATGAGGAATTAAAAGCCTCCGGTGTAAATCCAACATGGTTGAGTAACCCTCAGTATGTAAAAGCTGGTGCTATGCTGTCAGATATTGAAATGTTTGATGCTTCTTTTTTCGATTTATCGCCAAGAGAAGCTGAAATTATAGATCCTCAGCATCGTATTCTTCTAGAATGTGCTTGGGAAGCATTGGCAAATGCTGGTTATGAACCTGGTGCAAGTAAAAGCTTGACTGGTGTTTATATCGGAAGCAATATGAGTTCTTATTTTCTGAGAAATTTAATTTCCCACCCTGAACTAATTGAATCGGTGGGTCTTCCGATTACATATGGCAACAGTCAGGATTTCGCCGCCACACGAGTTTCATATAAGTTGAACCTCAAAGGGCCAAGTATCAATATTCAAACTTCTTGTTCTACATCATTGGTAGCCATCCATTCAGCTTGTCAAGGATTGCTAAATTACGAATGCGACATGGCTTTAGCTGGTGGTATTTCTATCGGGTCTCTGGAAAAGGAAGGTTATTTCTATGAAGAAGGGGGTATCACTTCTCCCGATGGTCACTGTCGAGCTTTTGATGCTAATTCTCAAGGAACTATTTTCGGAGATGGAGTCGGTCTTGTCGTTCTCAAGAGATTAGAAGAAGCGATCGCAGCAGGTGACTATATCTATGCAGTCATCAAAGGTTCAGCTATTAATAACGATGGTGCTGCTAAGGTCGGTTACACTGCTCCTAGTGTAGCTGGTCAAGCTGAGGTGATTGCTGAGGCTCAGGCGATCGCAGGAGTTACGCCTGAAACAATCACTTACATTGAAACTCATGGAACTGGTACACAATTGGGAGATCCGATTGAAATTAGTGCCTTGAAAAAAGTATTTGCCCGCACTAAAGAAAAGGGATTTTGTGCAAAGGGATTTTGTGCGATCGCATCAGTCAAAACCAATGTTGGGCATTTGAATACAGCATCGGGTGTGACAGGATTAATTAAAACAGTTCTGGCATTAAAACATCAACAAATACCTCCTAGTTTGCATTTTGAAAAACCCAATCCAGAGATAGACTTTGCCAACAGTCCGTTTTACGTCAACACCCAATTATCAGAGTGGCAAACTAACGGTACACCCAGGAGAGCAGGTATCAGTTCTTTTGGTATTGGTGGGACAAATGCCCATGTGATATTAGAAGAAGCTCCAGAAATTGAAGCTTCCAGCACTTCTCGTCCCTGGCAATTGTTACTACTCTCAGCCAAAACCAACACCGCTTTAGACGCAGCAACGGCACAACTACATGATTACCTCCAACAAAACCCCGATATTCCCTTACCTGATGTCGCTTACACCCTGCAAGTAGGTCGACGAGCTTTTGACTATCGCCGCATGATAATTTGCCATGACAGAGATGATACGGTCAAATCGTTGAATAGCCAAGACCCACAACTTACTTTTAGTCATCATCGCCAACCTGCTCACTGTCCAGTCATCTTCATGTTTTCAGGACAAGGGTCACAATATGCAAATATGGGTCGGGAACTATATGAAGTAGAACCTACATATAAAAAAAACGTAGATACTTGCGCCGAAATTTTGCAACCTTACCTTGGTCTTGATATCCGTTCCCTCCTTTATCCCCACCCAGATAAGACTGAAACTGCTTCCAATCAACTGCAACAAACATCTCTGACTCAAAGCGCATTATTTGTCACAGAATACGCTCTAGCTCAGTTATTCGTGTCTTGGGATGTGCGTCCAGAGGCGATGATTGGTCATAGTATTGGCGAATATGTCGCTGCAACTATTGCAGGTGTATTTTCTTTAGAAGATGCCCTCAAAATTGTGGCTAAAAGGGGGCAGTTAATGCAACAAGTACCCACAGGCAGTATGCTGGCAATTAGGTTGTCAGAAAAAGATGTACAACTGTTACTGGGTGGAAACGAGTCATATCAAAAATCCCTAGAAATTGCAGTAATTAACAGTCCATCTTCCTGTGTAGTATCGGGAACTAACGAAGCTGTTACAGCCCTGGAAAAACAATTATCTTCTCAAGCAGTGGAATCTCGTCTGTTGCATACATCTCATGGGTTCCACTCTATGATGATGGAGCCAATATTGTCCGCATTTAGTGAGGTTGTCAAAACAGTCAAACTCAATCCACCCAAAATACGCTTTGTTTCCAATGTAACTGGTAGTTGGATTACTCAAGAACAAGCCACAAGTCCAGATTATTGGTGTCAACATTTACAACAAACTGTAAGATTTTCTGATGGGATATTTCAATTAATACAACAGTTTGAAGGTGTGTTTCTGGAGGTGGGACCAGGGCGAACTTTAAGCACATTAACGACACAGCATTTAGAAAAAAATGCCAAACAACAGGTATTGACTTCGTTACCGCATGTCAAGGAGCAACAATCAGATGTTAAGTTTTTATTGCAAACATTAGGTCGGTTGTGGCTGGCGGGTGTAGAAATAAATTGGTCGGGATTTTATGCTTACGAGCAGCGTCATCGCTTACCGTTACCTACTTATCCCTTTGAACGCCAAAGGTATTGGATTGAAGCGCAATCACCATCCCTTTCCGTAAGTAGAAAATCAACAACATTAGATAAAAAACAAAATATTGCTGACTGGTTTTATATTCCTTCCTGGAAGCGTTCTTTGCTACCTTGTTCATCTTCTGGGCAAATAAAATCTACACAAGAAAATTGGCTATTTTTTGTGGATGATTTGGGAGTTAATAGTAAATTAATTGACAGGCTAGAAAATCAAAATGTAATTACTATCCAAAAGGGAGAAAGGTTTAGTAAATTGCATGAGAATGTCTACGAAATCAACCCATACATAGAAGAAGACTATGATCATTTACTCAAAGAACTCATATCATTAGGTCAAACACCCAAAAATATTGTTTATTTATGGAGCTTAAGTCATCTTGAAACTCATCAACCAAGGCCTAATTTAGAATTCAAAAGCTTGCTATTTTTAATTCAAAGCGGTATCAAGGCAAAAATTAGCGACTGCTTACAACTGTGGGTAATATCTAACAATATCCAAGAGGTCAATGGTAATGAAAAACTAGACCCGGAAAAAGCAGCAATATTAGGTTTATGTAAGGTAATTCCTCAAGAGTATCCCAATATTATTTGTCGGTGCATTGATGTTGCTTTGACTAACTGTAGAGATACAGAGAATTGTGAGATTAACATTATTGACAAACTTCTGGATGAGTTAACTTCTGCATCCGCAGATACGGTAGTTGCATATCGCGATCGCCACCGTTGGGTACAAAGTTTTGAACCAGTTCGCTTGGATTCAGTAGTTGAAGAAAAAATACCATTGAGACAACAGGGTGTTTACTTGTTTCCTGGTGGAGTAGAAAGTATTGAAGTTGTGCTTGCGGAATATTTAACAACAACTTTCCACGCAAAGCTCATATTTATCGAGGATTCTACGTTTCCAGAAAAAAATGATTTCTCACAATGGCTGAAAACTCATGCTCAAGATGATGCAGTGAGTTGCAAAATTCAAAACTTCTTAGCATTAGAGAATTTAAGGGCAAACTTTTTAGTATTACGTGCAGATCCAGCTAATTATGAACAAATGTATCAACATCTGATATCTGCAAATATTACCCAAATTAATGGTGTCATTTATTCCACTGGAATCAAGCGCGAACATGCGTTTGGTTCCATTTCGCAGATTGGTAGATTAGACAATATATTGGAACTACAACTTCATAAGATTACTGTATTAGAACAATTATTACAGAACCTAAATTTAGATTTTTGTGTCATTTTTTCGTCTTTGTCTTCCATCTTAGGAGGATTTGGGTTAGGTTTATATTCAGCATGTAATCAATTAATAGATACTTTCACTACTCAGCATAATCAAATTAAAAGCTTACCCTGGTACATTATCAATTGGGACAAGTTACAACTGAACAATAACCAGGATAAACACAAACGGGAGCAAGTATCCGCTTCAGAATTAGCTATTAACCCAACAGAAACTGTAGAAATATTTAAACGAGTATTTTCTTTAAAGGAAGGGACTCAAGTTATTATTTCTACCACAGATATTAATGCTAGAAAAACTCAGATATCTAACCTCGAATCGCTAGCAATTTCAAAATCTACTCAATTAAATTCATCCTCACGTCACTCCAGACCTCATCTTGGTAATTCATACCTTGCTCCGACAAATGAGTTAGAAAAGCAAATTACTGAAATATGGCAAGAGGTACTGGGAATTGCAGGAATTGGTATTTACGACAACTTCTATGAGTTAGGAGGAGACTCCCTCATTGCTACTCAATTAGTTTCTCGATTGCGAGCAAAATTTCCTGTAGATTTGCCCCTGCGTGACCTATTATCACAAGTCATGACACCAGTCAAACAGGCAGAAATGATTGAGCAACTGCTTTTGGAAAAAATAGAAGAGTTATCTGATGAGGAAGCAGAACTACTTTTAGCTAATCGAGCAGATGTTGAGGTCTAG
- a CDS encoding cytochrome P450, with protein MKLPPGPKTPSWLIGLQFEGDPFGYMDNISQRYGDIVTLMVGSTPTIYVSNPLGIKEIFTNTKEIAARGELNLGFALMTGNQGVLQLDGLTHKNRRKLLMQTFHGARMQACGRRICELTEQIISKQILGKPFVAYPIIEDITLRVGIKVVMGLTEGKLSEKIKHLFTSILKQGQSPIDKILSNILGEKDLGRWSSYGYRLYLRQELFQLLLTEVEERRQQADFSRADMLNDLIFAKDETGQLLSNEEVRDLLLSPIYAAGDASGTAITWALYWIHRLPAVRLRLLSELDSLGDNPDPMSIFALPYLNAVCNEVLRIYPTQLFAFPRLVESTVEVMDYEFNPGTILIANIYSTHQREDLYPQPKEFQPERFLEKQFSSYEFLPFGGGSRVCIGATFALFEMKLILATILSRYELELVSQRPERPKFGGLICYPASGVKMVVRGLRQHQGQSQPLVVGSV; from the coding sequence ATGAAACTACCCCCAGGACCAAAAACTCCTTCTTGGTTAATAGGTCTACAATTTGAGGGAGATCCCTTTGGTTATATGGATAATATTTCCCAACGTTATGGTGATATAGTTACTCTCATGGTTGGTTCCACACCAACCATTTATGTCAGTAATCCTTTAGGAATAAAGGAGATTTTCACCAATACTAAGGAAATTGCAGCTAGAGGCGAATTGAACCTGGGTTTCGCCTTGATGACAGGAAATCAAGGCGTTTTACAACTTGATGGTTTAACTCACAAAAATCGACGTAAGCTCTTGATGCAAACCTTTCATGGAGCGCGGATGCAAGCTTGTGGGCGACGTATCTGCGAACTCACAGAACAGATTATTAGTAAACAGATACTCGGAAAACCTTTTGTTGCATACCCAATAATTGAAGATATTACCTTACGAGTGGGTATAAAAGTTGTCATGGGTTTAACTGAAGGAAAGCTTTCTGAGAAAATTAAGCATTTGTTTACTTCTATTCTAAAACAGGGACAATCACCAATAGATAAGATTCTCAGTAATATTTTGGGAGAAAAAGATTTAGGTCGATGGAGTTCATATGGTTATCGCCTCTATCTTCGACAAGAACTTTTTCAATTACTATTGACTGAGGTAGAAGAACGTCGCCAGCAAGCAGATTTTTCACGCGCTGATATGCTTAACGATCTGATATTTGCTAAAGATGAAACAGGTCAACTATTAAGCAATGAAGAAGTACGCGATTTGTTATTATCTCCGATATATGCAGCTGGTGATGCTTCTGGAACTGCGATCACTTGGGCTTTATACTGGATTCACCGTTTACCGGCGGTGCGATTACGTCTGTTATCAGAACTCGACAGCCTTGGTGACAACCCAGACCCCATGAGCATTTTTGCACTACCCTACTTGAATGCTGTGTGTAATGAAGTTTTGCGAATTTATCCAACTCAGTTGTTTGCATTTCCCAGATTGGTAGAATCAACCGTCGAGGTGATGGACTATGAGTTCAACCCCGGAACAATACTGATTGCTAATATTTATTCAACACATCAGCGTGAAGATTTATATCCTCAGCCAAAAGAATTTCAGCCAGAACGCTTTTTAGAAAAACAATTCTCCTCCTATGAGTTTTTACCCTTTGGTGGTGGTTCTCGTGTGTGTATCGGCGCAACTTTTGCCTTATTTGAAATGAAACTTATATTAGCAACCATTCTTTCGCGTTATGAATTAGAGCTAGTCAGTCAGCGTCCAGAACGTCCCAAATTTGGAGGTCTGATTTGTTACCCTGCTAGCGGTGTGAAAATGGTCGTGCGTGGTCTGCGTCAACATCAAGGACAGTCGCAGCCATTAGTTGTGGGTTCAGTTTAG
- a CDS encoding class I SAM-dependent methyltransferase, with the protein MSLTSNSLMSLASKAPNYEPIARLQNEFKNTGKQLEEGIIPALDQILLSHLPKGSRILDLGCGCGHLVQQLYVRGYKVTGLDASERLLSYARKNAPESEFILSDIRQFELPVIFDAVLSNDVLLFILNNEDLKIVFQNVYTALQDNGVFVFTIPITEWIHEIALKKNINHVYVNEESSLIELFYYQPEERMWEIQVTGFELIEENWQRSNTNWLRKDHFLDEVQSSLKEVGFTEINYYNTKDFRGSEEAGMACFVCRKTSVAQ; encoded by the coding sequence ATGTCTTTAACAAGTAATTCTCTTATGTCTTTAGCCAGCAAAGCTCCAAATTATGAGCCAATTGCTCGACTTCAGAATGAATTCAAGAACACAGGTAAACAGTTGGAAGAAGGCATAATACCTGCTCTCGATCAAATATTACTTTCACATCTTCCCAAAGGATCGCGTATTCTTGATCTTGGTTGTGGTTGCGGACATTTAGTACAACAGCTCTACGTTAGAGGGTACAAAGTAACTGGACTTGATGCTTCGGAAAGACTGTTGAGCTATGCTCGAAAGAATGCACCTGAAAGTGAATTTATTCTTAGTGATATACGTCAGTTTGAGTTACCAGTTATCTTTGATGCAGTTTTGTCCAATGATGTTCTACTATTCATCCTCAACAATGAAGATTTAAAGATAGTCTTCCAAAATGTGTATACTGCACTGCAAGATAATGGTGTATTCGTATTCACCATTCCCATAACAGAGTGGATACATGAAATTGCGCTGAAAAAAAATATTAATCACGTTTATGTAAATGAAGAATCCTCCTTGATTGAACTATTCTATTACCAGCCGGAAGAAAGAATGTGGGAAATCCAAGTTACCGGATTTGAGTTGATAGAAGAAAATTGGCAGCGTTCAAACACAAATTGGTTAAGAAAAGATCACTTTTTGGATGAAGTCCAGTCTAGTTTAAAAGAGGTAGGTTTTACAGAAATTAATTATTACAATACAAAAGATTTTAGGGGTAGTGAAGAAGCAGGTATGGCTTGCTTCGTTTGTCGGAAAACATCCGTCGCTCAATAG